The sequence below is a genomic window from Sediminispirochaeta bajacaliforniensis DSM 16054.
TTTTTCCTGCTGAAAAAAAGGTTCCAACGATGTTGTTTTCCCGGCGATGCCTGACGGACGATGGAATATCGATCGGCAGGCCCTCTCCTGCATGATGAATCAGTTTACTTCCTATTTTACCGGAGAGTAAGGCCAGTCGGTTACGATAACTCACCATAGGTCTGGTGGTATATCTGATTTTTTTACCCACATATTCTTTTGTCAACGTTTCGTTGCGAAAAATGAATTCGATAAATTGATGTTCGGCAGGAAGGATCCTTTCCGATTGCGAGTGGAAGAAGGGATAGAGGTAGGTGCCCCTGGCGTAGCTTTTTCCCTCCGGGTAGGAAAAATCGGCTCCGTAGATATGAATCTCTTCGGCACCGAGACTGTTTGCCAGAGAGACTGCTGCATGGCTTACATTTCCCCCCGATGTATCGATAACGGGGAAACGACGCCAATGGGCGTTGAGATACTGGCTAAAGGGATGACCGCTTGTAAAAAAGAAGGGGCGATCCGAAAGCCTTGAGAGAAAAATGGGTGAGGCGAGATCAAGGACAAGAGGAATTTCTCTTGGAAAGCCTTTAAGAAAATGGTGATAGGTGATGTGCTGGCAATCGATGGAAATGACAAGATCGGGATGGATATCCTCCTGAAGGAGCGCTGGTAACGAGGTGTCTGTGGCGATTAATGTATCATCGCGACCTCGCTGCTTTAACAGGGGAATAGCCTTTTCAAGGCTGGGCCCGGCCCCCGTTATGTGTGCCTTCCGTATCGGCGGGATTGTCGTGATTGCATGACCGGCTGCATCAAGATTCCGTACCGAGTTGGTAAACCATCGCTTACCGAAGTAGGACTGGACCGAGTAATCTTCAGAAAGTGATTCTATTGTTCCTGCGACTACAGAAGCAACCGTATCGAAGAAGGATTTTGCTGTTTTTGTTCTGCTACGGAGAGGGAGCACACGAAGGTCTCCGGAGACGGCCGGAAGATAGGATTCCAGAAGCGTTTGTTCCACTTCGGCCTTGTCGGGCTCCACC
It includes:
- a CDS encoding motility associated factor glycosyltransferase family protein, whose translation is MSKSTFLERNMFAFSSVDPKLSIALGKANSTPKLTFIRSKRGSKVPLLFHEGAQLPLHSKVDPIREGERFYEYQSAGGFLLFLGFAGGYHIAPYLRRNDISGILIIEESLSFLKSIASEFDLKELILDPRVQWLVEPDKAEVEQTLLESYLPAVSGDLRVLPLRSRTKTAKSFFDTVASVVAGTIESLSEDYSVQSYFGKRWFTNSVRNLDAAGHAITTIPPIRKAHITGAGPSLEKAIPLLKQRGRDDTLIATDTSLPALLQEDIHPDLVISIDCQHITYHHFLKGFPREIPLVLDLASPIFLSRLSDRPFFFTSGHPFSQYLNAHWRRFPVIDTSGGNVSHAAVSLANSLGAEEIHIYGADFSYPEGKSYARGTYLYPFFHSQSERILPAEHQFIEFIFRNETLTKEYVGKKIRYTTRPMVSYRNRLALLSGKIGSKLIHHAGEGLPIDIPSSVRHRRENNIVGTFFSAGKSNGSWNDFLREYRARVATLPKADVSFTAHMAHLSLTQRELSFTLFPACAAIRKEEPQSRTTLPGAKILNKAKAWTLEVIDSYLP